Proteins found in one Triticum aestivum cultivar Chinese Spring chromosome 4D, IWGSC CS RefSeq v2.1, whole genome shotgun sequence genomic segment:
- the LOC123100208 gene encoding F-box protein SNE produces the protein MGGPPAAPRQEEDAVVVTELEVRVQLLASGGGAYNINDNADILSEILARLDGRSLASAASVCRLWAAVSRRDAVWEALCLRHVGPASGPAAGHATRTVVAALGGYRRLYRLCLGPALDRLGRAGALAHAQARARLSLSLSLSLFSIDCYERLGGGGGGSAGAGRQQPPSSLLFLCKPVDVS, from the coding sequence ATGGGAGGACCTCCCGCGGCGCCGCGGCAGGAGGAGGACGCTGTGGTGGTGACGGAGCTGGAGGTGCGCGTGCAGCTGCtggcctccggcggcggcgcgtACAACATCAACGACAACGCCGACATCCTCTCGGAGATCCTGGCGCGCCTCGACGGCCGCTCGCTCGCCTCCGCGGCCAGCGTCTGCCGCCTCTGGGCCGCCGTGTCGCGCCGGGACGCCGTCTGGGAGGCGCTCTGCCTCCGCCACGTGGGCCCGGCGTCCGGCCCCGCGGCGGGCCACGCCACCCGCACCGTCGTGGCCGCGCTCGGCGGGTACCGCCGGCTCTACCGCCTCTGCCTCGGCCCGGCGCTGGACCGGCTGGGACGCGCGGGAGCCCTTGCACACGCGCAGGCCCGGGCGCGACTGTCGCTCTCCCTCTCGCTGTCGCTCTTCTCCATCGACTGCTACGAGCGGCTAGGAGGCGGGGGAGGGGGCTCTGCCGGCGCCGGCAGGCAGCAGCCGCCGTCGTCGCTGCTCTTCCTCTGCAAGCCGGTGGACGTGTCCTGA